TCACGCGCATCTTCCTCTCCACGGTGTTCCTGGGGTCCTCGGGGGCCGTGATGGACCTGGCCATGGACGTGGCCGCCAGCATGCGCGAGGTTGCCCTGCACCACCCGGGCCTGGGCTACTGGAAGCTGTGCGCCTCGGGGATGCGCGTGGGGCGCGTGGTGGTGGGCACCATGACCACCACGCTCCTGTTGGCCTACTCGGGCGGGTCCATGGCGCTTTTGATGGTGTTCATGGCCCAGGGCGTGCCCATGGCCAACGTCTTCAACATGAACCACGTGGCCGCCGAAGTGCTGAGCACCCTGGTGGGCAGCTTCGGCCTTGTGCTGGTGGCCCCCTTCACGGCCCTCACGGGGGCCTGGCTCCTGGGCGGACGCCCCGCCGGACGGGCCTGAACGGCCGGGCGCGCGGGCGTCATCCCGGGCTTACGGCGCGGCGTGGGGCGTCTCGTCGCCCTCGTAGAGCACGCCGTCGCGCGTGATGGTCGTCGTGGGGACGTAGCGCACCCGGAGTTCGATGGGTCTGCCTTTCGGGTGCGCGGGCATTTTGCTCTCAACGGCGGCTATCCGCTCCGGATTCGGCGGATTGGGTCCGCGCACCACGTCGCTGATGACGGCGTTTTTGCCAGTGCCTTCGCTGAACCTCACGTCCGCCAGGTAACAACCCTCCGAACCGAGACATTCTTGCTGCAGGGCATACTTCGTGGTGGATTCGTACATCTTCCGGCCCATGGTCTCGTGCATGCTGTTGGTGAGGACCACGGCCAGCACGGCCAGGATCAGGATGCTGACGCTGTTGGTTTTCAAGAAAGTCATCAGCGACAGCCCTCGCGTGTGGCTGATGCCGCGGAAGCCCGTGAACCAAAGAACCACCGAAGATGAGAACTGGATGGCCACGATGTTGGTGAAGGTCAGCAGGAATGCGCCCAACGCCAGTTGGTGATGCCCCCG
The genomic region above belongs to Fundidesulfovibrio magnetotacticus and contains:
- a CDS encoding DUF389 domain-containing protein, translating into MEADSPAVIIGAMIIAMLLGPIAGVSLALVDSNTKHLLKGLATLAVGAAGVVVTALAIGVIHNDLPLTAEMLARGHHQLALGAFLLTFTNIVAIQFSSSVVLWFTGFRGISHTRGLSLMTFLKTNSVSILILAVLAVVLTNSMHETMGRKMYESTTKYALQQECLGSEGCYLADVRFSEGTGKNAVISDVVRGPNPPNPERIAAVESKMPAHPKGRPIELRVRYVPTTTITRDGVLYEGDETPHAAP